The following nucleotide sequence is from Halogeometricum borinquense DSM 11551.
TATTACTAACACTTGGTTTTTATGCCCGTCCTTCACAAGCACATCGCTGGCAAGTCAGAGAACTGTTCGGTGAGCGTGTCGAACGACCTCTTTTCGGGGGTTGCAGAAGAGTTGTCGGCGGAGTTGGACGGCTCGCAAAGATGTGAAACTCACTGCTCAAAACGTGCAGAATGGATGGGCTCGGGCGGAGTCGAACCTCGGTCGCTCCACTCACTCCGTTCGCTTTGCTCCCTGATTCGACTCCTTGTCGTCCACTCAGACCACGGACGACTTGCTATCGCTCGCAGATTTCAGTGGGCTCGGGCGGAGTCGAACCACGAGGACGTTGCTTCGCTCGTCCTCTGGGTTCCATCCGACCTCTCGTCGCAGAAATCCTGCTCGCTGTCGCTCGCAGATTTCAGTGGGCTCGGGCGGAGTCGAACCACCGATCTCTTCCTTGTAAGGGAAGCGTCATGACCACTAGACCACGAGCCCGCACGTCGAACGAAACCGCACATGCGGATAACGGTTTCCAATTCGTTTCGGTGGCGGAAGCGTTAGGTCCGCGCCATCCGTGGCCCCGGTATGACCGCCTTACGGGACAGGCTCGGCCCCGTCATACTTGCTGTGTTCATCGTCGCCTCCGTAGCGGCGGTGGTCGTCGCGTTCAACCCGACGGTTCTCCCCGGCGGCGACCAGTACAACCGGACGACTGTTTCTCTCATCTCCGACGGCGAACGGGTGGCCGAAGTGAACGTACGAGTCGCGGATACGTACGAAAAACGGTACACTGGGCTCAGCGCCACCGAATCGCTCGGAACGAACGAAGGAATGCTGTTCGTCCACGACAGCGAGGGCGAGTACTCCTACGTCATGCGTGACATGGCGTTCCCCCTCGACATCGTCTTCATCGACGCAGATGGTACTATCACAGCAATTCACCACGCCGAACTCCCGCCCGAGGGAACGCCGGACGGCGGACTGAAGCACTACACCGGGACCGGCAAATACGTACTCGAAGTCCCGTACGGCTACACGAACGAGACGGGCGTCGAAGTCGGCGATACGGTTCGCATCGAGAACTACTGAAGCCGGGCGACCGTCCGAGAAGCGAAACGACGAGGTGCGACGAGACGCGAGTGGGAGTATGAGCGACGACGCTGACGACACCGGTTCTGACACCGCCGCCCTCGCCGAACTCGACGGCTGGCGTGCCGAAGGGTTCGCCGCCCGTGTTCACTACCGCGGTGCAGACGACCGGTACAGTATCGAGTACTACGAACCCTCCGAGTGCGTCGTCTACTGGAAGGTGAAAGGCGACGGCGAGACGGCCGTCCCCGTCGGACGCGACACGGTTCCAAACCCGCTCCGGACGCGCATCCGCGAGGATTTATCCGCCGCCGGAATCGACCCCGAGATCGAGTCTCGGCAACTCTAGGTCGGACTGTTTTTTCAACTACCGGACTATTTCGATTCGTAACGAACGCTTTAGTGTGACTAACCCTTCAAGAGTGTGTAATGGTCACACCCGCAGACGAAGACGATCCTTTCGAGGACCAGCGGGAAAACGTCGAGAACCCAATGCGGCGACTGTTCTCCGAGTACGGCCGCGACAATACGTTCGCGTTCGTGATTGGACTCCTCTCCAGCGTCGTCGCTCGACTCCTCGACCTGATGCCGCCCGTCCTCCTCACGCTCGCCGTGGACTCCATCTTCCTCGGGGAACGAGACTTCAGCATCTGGTTGATTCCGGATGCATGGCTTCCGACAACGAAGTTGGGCGAACTGTATCTCTCGACTGGACTCATCGCCTTCGCCTTCTTCGGCGGCGCAGCGTTCCACTGGACGCGTAACTGGGGCTGGAACTCCTTCGCACAGAACATCCAGCACGCCGTCCGGACGGACACGTACGACAA
It contains:
- a CDS encoding DUF192 domain-containing protein, with amino-acid sequence MTALRDRLGPVILAVFIVASVAAVVVAFNPTVLPGGDQYNRTTVSLISDGERVAEVNVRVADTYEKRYTGLSATESLGTNEGMLFVHDSEGEYSYVMRDMAFPLDIVFIDADGTITAIHHAELPPEGTPDGGLKHYTGTGKYVLEVPYGYTNETGVEVGDTVRIENY
- a CDS encoding DUF7538 family protein, with the translated sequence MSDDADDTGSDTAALAELDGWRAEGFAARVHYRGADDRYSIEYYEPSECVVYWKVKGDGETAVPVGRDTVPNPLRTRIREDLSAAGIDPEIESRQL